The following DNA comes from Malania oleifera isolate guangnan ecotype guangnan chromosome 12, ASM2987363v1, whole genome shotgun sequence.
taatatttttttttctgttttgtttTTTAGCCATTGTTGGGGTTTTCGTTTTCGAATTCCAGGGCAATTTTTTATTTTCGTTGGAATTCCATTCCAAAATTTGCAATTGGAGACGGTATCTACGAATTgggtttttattaattttgggGATTCGCAGACCGACTTCTTATACCCAGACCCATGTTTGAGTTCTGATTTCCGGCGAAAAGGAAAAAAATCGATTTTTGGAGAAGAACCCACGAAACTCCTGGCGAGGAAAATTTCTTCTGAGTAAGCGGTTCGCCGGAGATTGGCGAGGGGAAGGCTGAAAATCCACATTTCGTCTTCGGAAGGGTTCTGCGCCGATCGGCCTCTGGAACTATGGATTGTATGGGAAATTTTAACACGGAGAAAATGTTGATGGTGGGTGAAGGAGGAGCGGTGGccggaggaggaggagggggtTACTACTGTTCTAAAAAGACGGATGATATCTGCGGTGATGTTTGCGGTCAGGTACTGCTGTTTCTTCCGTTTTGCCGTCGATATTTTGCTGTGTTTTTCGACCCAATTGACTATTATCAGTAATTTTTTTTTACCCATTTGATGTCATTGCAATGTTCTACTTTATTTTAGTGTTTTTTGATTTTCGGTTTGGATAATAAATCTACAGAAATTGATTATGGTTGATCAATTTCATAAACCCTAGTATTCTCAATTGAATGCACCTTTACCTTTTGTGCGTTCATTATTTTGGTGTTTTGTATATGTACGCATTTCTGCCGGGTTGAATTCATCCAAAATCTTTTTCTCATTTCTGAATTTTATCGGAAATTTTGAAAAGCTGGGGTTTAAACCAAGTAGAAAATTCTGTTTTCTCGCATCCCAAATTgtgaaatatatgaaaatttttgttttattttcccTCACATTTTCTCGGCAGTCAGACAGGGAATTAAATTTTCACCTCTCATCGAGAGCATTCAAATAATTAGCTGGGGGAAGTGGGGATTTATTTTTTTAGGTTGGGGTTTGGCTGCACAACTTCATGTTGTTCAACTATATAATATCAGCATggacttttcaatcctatttAGCTACTGAGAGGAGATACGCATTAATTTTCAGATTGGGGGTTTCTGATTTTAGGCACTGTAATgctagttcttttttttttttggttggctTCTTATCCCCTTCCAAACAGATTCATCTTTTAGCTGTTGTTCTGGTGACGATAGCTCACCTTTATATCTCTCTTTTTGACTTATTTCCTATAATTTTAGAAAGTTCTTGCATGGTACACGTGTTTTTGATATTTTTTGAGTTGTGGTATGATTTGAATCTTATAAAACATGCTTCTTTTAATTTGCAGGGCTCAAGCAGATTCAGCATGTCAAGACTCCGTTGCATCTTGCATGGTTTGGATTTGAAAATATATCTCTTTCTATTTACTATTGTCCCAACATGCATCTTTGTGGGTTATATCCATGGTCAGAAGATCACATACTTTCTGCGGCCATTATGGGAATCCCCACCTAAACCATTCCATGATATTCCGCATTATTATCATGAGAATGTCTCCATGGAGAACCTTTGCAAACTACATGGTTGGGGAATCCGTGAATACCCAAGGCGTGTTTTTGATGCAGTTTTGTTTAGTAATGAGGTGGACATGCTCAACATACGTTGGAAAGAGTTGAACCCTTATGTAACAGAGTTTGTTCTCCTTGAATCGAATTCAACATTCACTGGGCTGCCAAAGCCTCTGTTTTTTGCAAGGCATCGAAATCAGTTCAAATTTGTTGAGCCTCGGTTGACCTATGGTACTGTTGGTGGGAGATTTAAGAAAGGGGAGAACCCATTTGTTGAGGAGGCATACCAGCGGTTAGCGTTGGATCAACTTCTGAAAGTAGCAGGTATTTCTGATGATGATTTATTGATCATGTCAGATGTTGATGAGATACCAAGCAGACACACTATCAATCTGTTGAGATGGTGCGATGAGATTCCTCCGATCATGCATCTTCAGCTGCGGAACTATCTgtattcttttgagttttttgtGGATAATGAAAGTTGGAGAGCCTCAATACATAGATATCAGTCCGGCAAGACAAAGTATGCACACTATCGCCAGACTGATGACCTACTGGCAGATGCAGGGTGGCACTGTAGCTTTTGCTTCCGCCATATCAGTGAGTTCATATTCAAGATGAAAGCTTATAGCCACTATGATCGAGTGAGATTCTCTCATTATTTGAACCCCAAAAGAATTCAAAAGATCATCTGCAAAGGTGATGACTTATTTGACATGCTTCCAGAGGAGTACACATTCAAGGAAATTATTGGGAAATTGGGACCTGTTCCTCATTCCTATTCAGCTGTTCATCTTCCGATGCATCTTTTGGAAAATGCTGACGAGTATAAGTATCTCCTTCCTGGGAACTGCGTAAGGGAAAGTGGCTGATTCTTTGGGCAAGTTCTGATTGTTCGTTAGGGTTGGAGATGCAGCTTGTGTGACTCCCATGAAGTGCTCTGCTGGTTAATTAATGATTGTGGTGTCACTGATACAGCTGTGCCATATGCCCTTCAAAATTGGTACCATCCATTGAGATATGTTTGGAGAAATGGATGAATACTTGGATTTGCTGGGATAAGTGGTGAAATTTCGTATATGATCCTGTATGCTAGCTTTCATTCAAGGCGAAGCAGAACCATTTGCTGAGTGGGGAGCTTGCTGTGAATATAACAGCGAAGTTGTGCAGGGTGCTTTTGTATTAGTACTCTAATAGCATCACGACCAAAGTATACCCGATTCATTTCCTCCTTatttccctctttttttttttttgaaaaataggaGATTTGAGTGGCATACTAGGGTTTTCCCATGTTAGGAAGTTTTGACTCGAGACTAATTTATTCATATTTGTTGTCATTCAACTCCTTTACTTTGGCTTAATGCTTTTTAATCTCTTATTGATGATACTGCTACTGTCATTTCCCTTATTCATAAGATAAACTCCCACTCTAAACAATGGTTTGATTTATAGCTCTTTGATTATGGGTTGCCTCTAAACATGCAACCAGTTATGTGTGTATGAGCATCAGTTGCCAACTTTTTTTTCCATCTTGaattcattttatataaaaaGTTTGGATACACCATTTTTGTCCATTATGGAAGCAAAAGAATGGTAATTTCCAGAAATCAAATATATTAGGCAATTTCCAGACTATCAAATATATTAGTAAAGCTACAAATTTTGGTATATTTTTTGTTAAAATGTCATATATCAGTTCTCAGTTTTTAGCTTCTACTTTGGTGTTTTTTACTATAATTTGATCAGTGTAGAGCTGTAATTTGCGCTGTTGGAACTAGTTTGAATGTTTGGTGGTGCGGTGCAAAGCAGGGGCTAGCAAGACACCGCAAGCCCAATCCCATCCGTTGGTTTTATGTTTTTGAAGCTTGGAGTTTGTTTTAGATGACTCAAATTCTATGATATGAGATTTTATGTGCTCTCCCAATCTCACTTGgatgtaaaaagttctcaaagtTCCAAACTCATGGATGATAACTGGGTCTTGATAACGGGTTGAAGACCTTGGCCAGTGCTTACTCGTGCCCGAAAGCTTCTTATCTAAATAATACAGCTGTATTAAGCTTCCCAAAAGTCTAATCCTGTGTGTTTCTTGTGCGAGTGGGCATGGCCAGCATCTGGACATGAGCTCCACCCGTGTGAGTATCTAGGACACACTTGGGATTAAGTTTTTGTATTGGTAATCatttttgtaaataattttagcCGTTGAATGCATATGATATGTgcatagtttatttatttttatataatttactactttttaaattttatttatttatattttttcaatcaattaaaattttattcttaaGTGATGATATTATACTCCACTGAAATCTAAAGTTTGTGCAAGAAAATTTTTTTGGATGTTAAAAAAAATACCGAAGAAAAGGTTGTGGTTATGAGTGAGTTATGCAATATTTATTGTTAATTATATGTAGTTATGCAGTTATGAGTCACTATATTAAGTTGAGCAGGGTAAACAATTTCATCTATTGCCCCTTTAGGCCCAAAGGTTACTTTTTGTcttaaattaattattaagatTTTATTTGTATTACAGAATTCGTTTGAGAAAAGagaatgacaaaaaaaaaaaaatttattttttattgtattttcccCCTATATATCTTATATTATTGAAAATCAAATTCGTATTTATTTGTTTACTATATATTATTCTCTTTTATCCTTTAATAACAAAACATGAAAAGcgaattcttttatatttttgttcCCTTCTTTCTATTATTTTTCGTGTTCCAAACGGGGCTTGAATATCAACGtgtactttctttttttttttaattttgtgaatatgaaatataatatTTTAGTCATATGCAAATTTTTAGCTTAGAACTTACTTCGCCATTGAAGGAAGGTTCAGTCTTGACACATAATTAATCCTTCATTGAAATCTTTGGGGTCAATTCTGATGATATGCCTTCCATATGACTGCTGTTTGGCTCAATTTTCTTTTGAGGGAGCACTTGCTTGGCACAGCCTTTGTGCAGGAACATTGGTTTTCCAAGCAGCTAGAGGCTCCTATAGTCCTATACATGATATAGTCATTATGGCCATCCTCTCCCACCCATTTTGCCCAGCCAAAAAGGAAAATGATGCAGCAAATTCTAGAGGGATGCTCGAAGTAATATTCCTGTTGATCAAAGCATGTTGCTAGGAACAAAGTGAAGGCAAATATCAATGTGAAGATTGGTTGATTGTGCATCATATACTTTTACTGTTGTGTTTTTGGGGTTGGGGATTTGCATATTTGAACATACACTGTTGACCCCAAATAATTGAGGTTAATAATATTAGATGCCTTTGGAATGTGTTGTGATGTGATCCTACActaaccctaaaaaaaaaacagaagttGGCTTTAAGATAGTAATTTTTACCATTAATAGATCGGAAGTTGAGGcagttttctttctttcttactttttttAACCTCTTCAAATTATTTCAGAAAGCTCATTTGACAAATATATAATTGAAATGAAATTTTCAAATAAGAGATAAGCGAGTAAACAGACAATTTTACATTGATGCGctaacacattttttttttaaagaaaaaaaaatttgagcgGACTTCTTCCGTAATTATCAAAAGCTTATCGCATGACTGTTGAAAACCACAAAGCACATACAGTGCTAGTTGATTCAACAAAGAGAACCCTTCATCCAGCAAAGAAGGCAAAACAGGGAAAACCCCCAACTATTGGGCATCATTAAAAACAGGAagaaatattttggtattttaatgGTAAGCAACCCTGTGATACTTTTAGCTCAATGAATATGCTTGGTCTAAAAGATATAGCATCTTAGATGGTCCAAAATCAAGGAGGTTCTTGTTTTCAATTTGTTCACATTAGCAGAGCTAGGCCTGAACAAACTAGATCTCCTGCATTGTGCACCAAGTACATGTTTTATCACCTCATAGTATTTCCTTTTCCTTGGAATAAAGCAGGAAGAGAAATTTTATATGCCAACATATAATATGTTAATAGCCCAATGTGAGGATAGGAACATGGGTAATTCAGATTAGGTATGAGATGCGTTCTTATCTGCTGGGAATCATGTGGAAGGCAGGCTGAAGCCCTATAAATGCCATCCAGTTCAACCCAGAAACACGAGCACTGCAAAACTCACTTGGCTGGCTAGTTTCTAGCTAGAGCGCACACAGTTTCAATTGTCCAAAAGTTTCAACTAGCGCAATGAATCATGGTTTTGGCTACCACGAGCAGCTCTACAGCGTGCATCGCCAGGGTTGGCACTCCGCAAACGATCATCAAAGCCATGCTATGAGCATGCCCCCTATGCCTTGCCTCGATGCCTCCAGTAAGCCTCTGAGCCATCAACTGCTTGATCATGAAGGCCTTTCTCGACAACAGGCTGGGTGGCAAGGCATGGCAACGAATATGCAGCGAAATAGTTGGCAGGCAAGGAGTCACGACTCCTACAATGACCACCACCGTATGCTTGGTGGTGAAAGGTCCGAAAGGTTCCTGGATTCTGCTGGATTCTCAAACACCGGTATGTTCAACAGTGCTGCGGCAAATAGTGAACACCAGGCAATCCATGGCCACCACCGTATGCTTGGTGGTGAAAGGTCCGAAAGGTTCCCTAAAGGGTTCATGGATTCTGCTGGATTCTCAAACACCGGTATGTTCAACAATGCTGCTGCAAATAGTGAACACCAGGCAATCCATGAGGTAAGTGTCCCTGCAGCAGCAAAGAGGATGCAGATGTGGGGATTTGAGCGTGGCGGAGGCAGTGCTGCAAGTTGGGGCGACAGTGGCCGGCAATCCCAGATGTATGATGAGAATTTCAACCAGACGCAAAACCGTGGCCGGGAGGTTATGTGGGCAATGAAGGCTTGGGGTAACTAATGAATAGTACAACTCATGTTCTTAAGTTCCTCAATATATATGTAATGCCATAAGATGCCTAATAAACTATGTGTTTAGTACCTACAATCCAAAGGAGAGCATTAAAATGTTTGTATTCACTGAGAGGAATCTTTAGGGGCAGCTCTCCCAGATGGGTAGTTTCAatactagattttttttttccagatgtAGAAAGTGTTAGCAAGCGAGAAAAAGAAGAGTTCCTGGAAAGCAGAGAGCAGGAGACTGTATTTAGAAAATGTTCTCGCACTATTCTCATTAAGTAACCAGCGTATAAatacagtaaaaaaaaaatattctgtAACTGAAACAATTTGTTACAAAAAGAATATATGTAACGACCTAACAATTTAACTgctaaaaatataaatacactctCATACtacatacgtatatatatattgcaacccgccctaaccagggaatcccGGATGCACCTGTCATTACTGGAATTAAAACCATACAACGGAAGATGCTAAAACATCAAAACACTTATCAGAGTTCTAACTGTTCCCAAACACATACATAAAACTACCTGtctatataatacaacccaacaaaataacaaaatgaaACAGCTGATGGCTCACCAGCTCTGTTTATCACCCCCAAAAGTCTAATCTTTGCCCCGTAGTAAGCTAGGCACGGTTccttgaaggacttgaaaaatgatttgtataatggggtgagacacttcttagtaagatggattatattattatcagtgtgtggctagcctgagttctcgtgtgaatataaaacttccattatttcaCCATGTATAAAAATGTGACATTTTAACTATACTGTCGACTCAATATAACCtacaaatagtaaatttgcccatacatgcataaaagacacaaccTGAACTGCTGAATTAGCGTCGtcacgctatcacatactcatacgacatgaTTCTCCCCAAGACAGGTTATGCGACCCGAAAGCTAGACTCAGCATATGGCCGGCCGACCATAGCTGAGTCAAAAAAAggttgtaagtacgattgtgcctacccttaAGGGTCACCAGAAACTGCATCGAATGGGGCCCTAGGAACTGTCTCGGGGTAGTACTATACCCAGGTCTCCAATTGACTATCTCGTATCACACTTTCATCCCCGTGTGATTACACTCACTACTAActcatagctacggtaccgtgctcataatatcACATTCATATCCACAGAGTTtttaaatcatatatgacaatttacataataatattgaaatcataattcatttttcataacactGTATAAAAACATAAGCTGTTCATAATTCTATCATTTTTTGTCTCGGTATAAAACCGACATATCAAATCTCGGCTTATAGCCATCACATCACATCTCGACTTATAGCCGTCACATCACATATCGCCTTATAACCGTCATTTCTCATATCGTTGTATAGCAGTCACATCACAGTAGTTTACAAAGTCTGTTTATTTATGCTAGTTAAaccatactcatgccacacaatttttcacctcataaatcataaataaagtaaattgtttgagaaaatatacaattgctgaaaataggggtatgagcatctctagggttttatttaactcaaactaaatattttattgaaaataggagatgttgaAACCATTCACGTTAATTTTCCCCAAAAAcgtataaaagtcaaaacaaccattttcatatatccaattcattcagaaaatcatatatactatttctgaaaacataaattgcaatttaatcggtccataattcaaaaacaattgacataatataatctcctTTTCTATTCTTGAAGAAAAAAGCCTAAAACCTTCAAAA
Coding sequences within:
- the LOC131144261 gene encoding uncharacterized protein LOC131144261, which translates into the protein MDCMGNFNTEKMLMVGEGGAVAGGGGGGYYCSKKTDDICGDVCGQGSSRFSMSRLRCILHGLDLKIYLFLFTIVPTCIFVGYIHGQKITYFLRPLWESPPKPFHDIPHYYHENVSMENLCKLHGWGIREYPRRVFDAVLFSNEVDMLNIRWKELNPYVTEFVLLESNSTFTGLPKPLFFARHRNQFKFVEPRLTYGTVGGRFKKGENPFVEEAYQRLALDQLLKVAGISDDDLLIMSDVDEIPSRHTINLLRWCDEIPPIMHLQLRNYLYSFEFFVDNESWRASIHRYQSGKTKYAHYRQTDDLLADAGWHCSFCFRHISEFIFKMKAYSHYDRVRFSHYLNPKRIQKIICKGDDLFDMLPEEYTFKEIIGKLGPVPHSYSAVHLPMHLLENADEYKYLLPGNCVRESG